AGCGTGTGGCCGGCGTCGTTCCGACGTCGCGCGGATCGTGCTGATCGGCGAGCGGGTGCCAGCACGCGATCTGCCCGCCCTGTATCGCATGGCCGACGGCTTCGTGCTGCCCACGCGCGGGGAAGGGTGGGGTCGCCCCTTTATGGAATCGATGGCGTGCGGCGTACCCGTAATCGCGACGAATTGGAGCGCGCATCTCGCCTTTCTGAACGCCGACAACGGCTACCTCATCGACGTCGACGGCCTCGTGCCCGCCGACGCCACCGAAGTGTCGGTCTACGCGGGACAGCGCTGGGCAGACCCCAGCGCCTCGCACCTGAGCGCACTCTTTCGCCGCGTCCATGCCGACCGCGCCGAAGCACGCGCCCTCGGCGCTCGCGCGCGACAGGACATGGTCACCGAATGGCCGTGGTCTCGGGTCGGTGCGGCGATTGGTGCGCGCCTGAAGGACATCGGTCGGACAGTGGATGCCATGAGCGCACCGGCGGGTCGTGCAACAGCAACCGAGGCCTCGACGGCCGGTGTGATCGTCGAGGGTGGCAGCGGCAACACACGGCGCCGTCATTCCAACGCCAGCGAATGGCTCTTCGCACTCCAGCAGCGCGGCAACGTGCCGTACGCTTGGCGCACCGACGAGCAGGGCGTTCGACCGTCCTGGTCATCTCCCGCAATCGAAGCCTGGCGGCATCTTCGCCGTACGCTGCCTGCGGTGGCCGTCCATGTCACCATCCTCGACGAGACCGCGCTCGTCACCCGTCCGTGCACGCCATCGCAAGGGACGTGGGTCATCGATACGGGCAGCGTTGTGACCGACCGTGTGCCACCCTGTCTGGTCACGTCACTGCGCGATCGCGCCGATATCGTCGTCGTGCCTCACGACATGGCGCGTGCCGCCGTGCTCGCGATCGGTGTCGATCCGGCGCGCATCGTCGTGCTCCCGGCGGCAGTTGACGCCAGCCAGTTCACGCCGACGGGTGCGAAGTACGGCAGACCGGCGACCGCCGCCACCCGCTTTCTCGTGATCGGTGGAGACCGGCCGCACCGCGCACTCGCACGCGTGGTCAGTACCTATGATCGCGCATTCACCGCCAGCGACGATGTGCTGCTGCATCTCGTGCTGCCATCTCGCCGCGAGGGAGACCTGAGTGCCTGGAGCGCGCGGCTCATGTCCGACGTATCGGCCGGCCGGCGACATCCGAATCTCCCTGCGCTCTGGGTCGACAGTTCGCCCATTGCGTACGATGAGATGCCGTCGCTCTATCGTTCGAGCGACGTGCTGTTGCATGTGGGCACGGCAACTGGTCGCGGCCGCACGCTCCGTGAGGCGATGGCATGCGGGGTTCCGGTGATCGCCACCGACGATGATCTGTCCCGACAGATCGTCGGTACGGACGCCGGCTGGCGTGTGCCTCCGTTCGCCGACACGTCGGCCGCTGCGGGCGCGTGGCATTCGACGCTCATCAACGCCATGCAGATGGCGACGGACGTTTCGGAGCGCGGTAAGCGGGCCCGGGCGGCCCACGCACGATCGCAGACCTTCATCACAGTCGGCGCTAGCCGGAGGGCGATGGCCGAGGCGTTGACGCATTGGGGCACGCTCACTCCGCGCGCGCTTCGCGCGGACACGCCGTCAGCGACGACGAGTCGCTTCGCGCTACAATCCCCGCGCAGCCTCGTGATTCTGGCGCACGCCGACTGGCACAACGGCACGTCACCTGCCATCGCGCGCGCCTTCGCCGGCGCCTGCTCGACCGATGATGACGTCACGCTCGCGATCTGTCTCGACCCGGCGCAAGGTGTGAGCGCCGAGGACGCGACAGACCGCCTTCGTGCGGCGATGCAACTGGCCGGCGGCAGCGACGCCCAGTGGCCGGACATGCTGCTCATCGAGGATCCGCTCGACAGCGACACCCTGCATCGCTTGCGCGCATCGGCCGACATCGTCGTCGCCGTGCGTGATCCCGCTGCGGCGGCGGCAGCTCGCGCGGCAGGGTGTGCGGTGATCGACTCGCTGCTCCCGTCTGCGTGGCACGCCGCGATCGCGCACCAGTATCCTCGAGAACTTTCTTCCAGACTGTCTGCATGAGTGCCCATGAGTAGTCCAATTCGCCGCAAGGTTGCCGTGTGCGCGTTGTTCCGGAACAGCGCCGCGTACATCGATTACTTTCGCGCCGTCATGACGGCGCAGGCACGCGATCACATCGAGCTAGCGTTCTCACTCGTCGAGGGAGATTCCACCGACGACTCGCACGCGCGCCTTCAGGCGTGGGCCGCGGCGGACAGCCGTGTCACACTCTCGAAGGTCGACGTCGAACCCGTGGCCGACTTCGCCGATCGCGTCAGGAAGTGGGCGATGCTCGGCAATGTGGCCGTCGAGCAGGCGCTTGCCACCGACTGCACCCATGTGCTCTGGTGCGAAAGCGACCTCGTGCTCCCATTCGATCTGCTCGACCAGCTGCTGGCCGAACCAGCGGATATCGTCGCCCCCGCCATCTTCCTCGGCACACTGTTCTACGACACGTGGGGATTCCGCGGACTCGACGGCGCGCGCTTCAACAATGAAGCGCCCTACCATCGCGAGTTTCGCCATCATGCCCGTGTGCCGCTGAGCAGCGTCGGCAGCTGCGTCCTGTTCCGGCGCGAGCTGTTCGACCAGGGTGTTCGCTTTCGCGGCAGCTATGACGACGGACTGCTGGTTGGTGTCTGCCGAGATGCCGCCGCACTCGGCTTCCAGACCTACATGGACAGTCGTATTGCCATCGTGCACCCCACGTCGCTATGGAAGCGCCAGCAGTACACGCTGGGTGCGGTCGACGTCCAGTGCTTCCGCCCAGAGAACAACGACCTGCTGGCGCGCGCAGCGCAGCGGGTCGTCTCGGACGTTCGCATCACCATCGGCAGCGTAGACATGAGCGGCGACCATCCCGTGTTCGCGCCGGTGCATGACATCATGCGCGCGCATCTCGCGGATACGCCGTTTGCCGTCCGCCTTCGTCTCGCCTCAGAGCGCGACAAACAGTACGCGCTGATCCTCTCTGATATCCCCGCTCCCCGGGTCTTGCCATGACTGCCATCCGCTATCCGGTCACCGAGCCACATCTCGATGACAACGACCGCTCGCACCTGCTCGACGCGTTCGATTCGGGCTGGATCAGCTCGCAGGGACCGTATCTCCAGAAGTTCGAGCGCAACTTTGCCGAGTTCGCCGGAACGACGCATGCGTTAGCCACCTGCAACGGAACGACCGCCCTCCACCTCGCGCTGATGGCGCTCGACCTGAAGCCGGGGCAAGAGGTCATCGTGCCGACGTTCACATACATCGCATCGGCGAATGCGGTGCACTACTGTGGCGCCGTGCCGGTCTTCGTCGACTGTTCGGCCGATACCTGGAACATGGATCCGGCAGCCGTCGAAGCCGCCATCACGGAGCGCACGGTGGGCATCATGCCCGTGCATCTCTACGGCATGCCCTGCGACATGGACGCCATCGCGCAGATCGCGCAGCGGCACAGGCTGTGGATCGTAGAAGACGCTGCGGAAGCGCATGGCGCCACCGTGAACGGTCGACGCGTCGGCAGCCTCAGCACGATCGCCAGCTTCAGCCTGTTCGGCAACAAGATTATGACGACGGGAGAGGGCGGTGTCGTGACCACCAACGATCCGGAACTCGCACGGCGTATGGAGCTGCTGCGCGGGCAGGGCATGGACCCATCGCGGCGCTATTGGTTTCCGATCGTCGGCTACAACTACCGCATGACGAACCTCGCGGCCGCACTCGGCGTGTCTCAGCTCTCCAAAGCTGAGCGCTTGATTGCCGCGCACCAGCAAGTGCACGCCTGGTATCGCGAAGCACTTGGAGACGTGCCCGGGATTGCCTGGCAGGGCGAGCGACCGGACACGACGAGCGTGCAGTGGCTCACCAGCATTCGGCTCAGGGCTGCCGAGCATCGGCCGGCGCTGCGCGACGAACTCATGGCTCGCTTGCGAGCCGACGGGATCGATACGCGCCCGTTCTTCTATCCGATGCACAGTATGCCGCCCTACGAGTCGTCTCGCCCGTTTCCGGTCGCGGACGCCATTGCGTCGTCAGGCATCAACGTTCCGTCGTCGCCTCGACTCACCCGCGAGGACGTGTTCGCGATCGCCGCTCGCATTCGACACCATGTCGAAGAGATCGAGCTGGGAGACGTGTTCGGTGGCGTGTCGGTGTCGGTGCCCGATGCGACCGGTGTTCCGGACACCGAACGCGCTATCTCGTCGGCGGCCGCGTGAGCAACACCGGCGTGGGTACGATCAAGGTCGCCATTCTCGGCGCCGGTGGATTCGCCCGCGAAGTGTGGTGGGCACTCCTCGACGCGCAGGCTCACCAGAGTGCGCTGCGCTTTGAGCCCGTCATGTTCGTGGACCGCGAACCGCGAGCGACGCTGTTGAAGGGACTTCCGGTGGGAACCCTCGCTGACGTCTCCGGCGACACGTTTCTGGTGTGTGGCATCGGCGGCATGACCGACATCAAGGATCGCGTGGTGTCGGCTGCACGCGCCGAGGGCTATCGGTTTGCACCGGCGATCATCGCCGCGGGGGCGCGCGTTGGACCCGACGTCGAGATCGGCGAGGGCACGATCGTCTGTGCGGGCACCATTGCCACCACCGATATCGTGATCGGCGCGCATGTGGCGGTCAATCTGGATTGCACCATCGGGCATGATGCCGTCATCGGCGACTTCGTCACGGTATCCCCGGGCTGCCATATCTCCGGCGGCGTGCATCTGGGCAGCCACGCGTACATCGGCACCGGTGCATCCATCCTCGAGCACGTGCGCATCGGCAATCACGCCATTCTTGGAGCGGGTGCCGTGGCCACGAAAGACATCGGCGAGTATGCACTGGCGGTCGGCGTGCCGGCCGTCGTGAAGAAGATCCGCCACGCGGCCTGAGCGCCACCTCTTACCTCTCTGCGATCGATATGACCAGTCCTGTCCTCTCCCCTGTGGTTTCCTCCATTGCACAGCGCAATCTTGACGCCATTCGCGACGTCATCGGGTCGCCATCGCTGAACAGCGCGACGGCCGATACGCTCGAGCAGCTCGCGCCGGACGATGTCAACAAGCCGCGCTTGATCGAGTGGCTTCGCGAGGGGGCCGCACAACAGGAGCGTCGATTCGAAATCCGGTCTGCCCTGCGGGCGATCGCGCACGCGACCCAGCCGCGCAGCTATCTCGAGATCGGCACGCGTCGCGGATGGAGTCTGGCACAGGTGCTGGCGGAGTCGCCCGATGTGCACGCGTACTCCTTTGATTGGTGGACGCAGAACTACGGCGGCGTGGACAATCCCGGTCCGGGATTCGTACGCGACGAAATGCGGCGCGTAGCGCCCGAACATCGCGGCGCCCTGCACTTCCTCTCCGGGAACAGTCATGACACGCTCCCCGTCTTCTTTCAGGAAGTACAGCTGGGCGCGGTGGAGCTGGATGAAGACGCGCTGTTACGCACCGGCGAAGCAGCCCCCCGTATGTTCGATCTGATCACGGTGGACGGAGATCACACCGCACTTGGCACGTGGTGGGATCTTGCCGACGTGCTGCCCCACATGGCCGTGGGCGGTGCACTGGTGTTCGACGATCTGCTCGATTCGTCGGACGAATTGCTGGGCGATTCGCCGAGCAGCCGGTACGCGCACATTCGTTCACATCCCGACGATCTTCGTCCCTCGCTCCTTTGGCTTTGGGAGCACTTGAAGTCGGTACTGGACGGCTGGGAGTTCATCGAATCGTTCGACTCGATCGTCCCGATCGGCATTGCGGTGCGCATGCGTTAGCGCACCGGCGCCAGCGCGCCCGCGCATGCTACGCGAGCGAGACGCTCGCCATCAGCGCGCGCGCTGATGCCGTCCAGGAAAACTGCTTCGATGTCTCCACACCGGCGTGATTCACCGCCAGCTCACCGCGCTGGCGTTCGCCGTGAACGTCCCGGAGATGTTGCACCAATTGTTCGTGCTGCGGGTCGCCCCACGCAGCCCAGCGGCCATAGTGCTCGCCCGGCACCGACTCCTCGAGCGCGTCGATCGCGACCAGCTTCGCATTGTCCGCGGTGAGAAAAGCCGTGTGCGCCGTACATGCCGACGCGATGACGCGCTTGCCCATGGCGAGCATCTCGAGGGCCTCGAGGTTCCAGCCTTCCGCGCGCGCCGGAAAAACGGCGCAATCGGCGATCGCCATCGCGGCGGCGAGATCCTTCTGATGCGGCAGCGGCTTCG
This region of Gemmatimonas groenlandica genomic DNA includes:
- a CDS encoding glycosyltransferase, which produces MRPVVWVGPVFEPTGYADEVRGMVAALEADRVPVSLRSSTSDARGFRETLSADHLAALTRCVERPVPGPFIQVQHATIDSFAPSHEESVYSVGRSMFETDGLPGHWVAGANALDELWVTGDFNAQTFRDAGVRVPMHVIPGGIDSQLFHPDGAPYAVPGVRGTVFLSVFEWRLRKGWDVLLRAWAEAFSPDDDVTLVIRAYPIGNVDGRRNADILNERIDHFLAEACGRRRSDVARIVLIGERVPARDLPALYRMADGFVLPTRGEGWGRPFMESMACGVPVIATNWSAHLAFLNADNGYLIDVDGLVPADATEVSVYAGQRWADPSASHLSALFRRVHADRAEARALGARARQDMVTEWPWSRVGAAIGARLKDIGRTVDAMSAPAGRATATEASTAGVIVEGGSGNTRRRHSNASEWLFALQQRGNVPYAWRTDEQGVRPSWSSPAIEAWRHLRRTLPAVAVHVTILDETALVTRPCTPSQGTWVIDTGSVVTDRVPPCLVTSLRDRADIVVVPHDMARAAVLAIGVDPARIVVLPAAVDASQFTPTGAKYGRPATAATRFLVIGGDRPHRALARVVSTYDRAFTASDDVLLHLVLPSRREGDLSAWSARLMSDVSAGRRHPNLPALWVDSSPIAYDEMPSLYRSSDVLLHVGTATGRGRTLREAMACGVPVIATDDDLSRQIVGTDAGWRVPPFADTSAAAGAWHSTLINAMQMATDVSERGKRARAAHARSQTFITVGASRRAMAEALTHWGTLTPRALRADTPSATTSRFALQSPRSLVILAHADWHNGTSPAIARAFAGACSTDDDVTLAICLDPAQGVSAEDATDRLRAAMQLAGGSDAQWPDMLLIEDPLDSDTLHRLRASADIVVAVRDPAAAAAARAAGCAVIDSLLPSAWHAAIAHQYPRELSSRLSA
- a CDS encoding NeuD/PglB/VioB family sugar acetyltransferase, giving the protein MSNTGVGTIKVAILGAGGFAREVWWALLDAQAHQSALRFEPVMFVDREPRATLLKGLPVGTLADVSGDTFLVCGIGGMTDIKDRVVSAARAEGYRFAPAIIAAGARVGPDVEIGEGTIVCAGTIATTDIVIGAHVAVNLDCTIGHDAVIGDFVTVSPGCHISGGVHLGSHAYIGTGASILEHVRIGNHAILGAGAVATKDIGEYALAVGVPAVVKKIRHAA
- a CDS encoding DegT/DnrJ/EryC1/StrS family aminotransferase, yielding MTAIRYPVTEPHLDDNDRSHLLDAFDSGWISSQGPYLQKFERNFAEFAGTTHALATCNGTTALHLALMALDLKPGQEVIVPTFTYIASANAVHYCGAVPVFVDCSADTWNMDPAAVEAAITERTVGIMPVHLYGMPCDMDAIAQIAQRHRLWIVEDAAEAHGATVNGRRVGSLSTIASFSLFGNKIMTTGEGGVVTTNDPELARRMELLRGQGMDPSRRYWFPIVGYNYRMTNLAAALGVSQLSKAERLIAAHQQVHAWYREALGDVPGIAWQGERPDTTSVQWLTSIRLRAAEHRPALRDELMARLRADGIDTRPFFYPMHSMPPYESSRPFPVADAIASSGINVPSSPRLTREDVFAIAARIRHHVEEIELGDVFGGVSVSVPDATGVPDTERAISSAAA
- a CDS encoding class I SAM-dependent methyltransferase is translated as MTSPVLSPVVSSIAQRNLDAIRDVIGSPSLNSATADTLEQLAPDDVNKPRLIEWLREGAAQQERRFEIRSALRAIAHATQPRSYLEIGTRRGWSLAQVLAESPDVHAYSFDWWTQNYGGVDNPGPGFVRDEMRRVAPEHRGALHFLSGNSHDTLPVFFQEVQLGAVELDEDALLRTGEAAPRMFDLITVDGDHTALGTWWDLADVLPHMAVGGALVFDDLLDSSDELLGDSPSSRYAHIRSHPDDLRPSLLWLWEHLKSVLDGWEFIESFDSIVPIGIAVRMR